The proteins below come from a single Spirochaetia bacterium 38H-sp genomic window:
- a CDS encoding tetratricopeptide repeat protein — translation MSMLIPFIIIGIGVGVFIFLMLRTILLPKRIASIRDLLNQEKYNQVIKACKKIIEKNHKNAEAHYILGMAYLKSNRPELALMELKLVNSIGIFTDYCPEKEFRETIAKLFKEFNQIEEALKEYLLLIKKFPSNSLYYLNAGELFEERNQQDKAFIYYKKAADIDPRNSRAFYKIGVSLYRMRKTQEAKKYLEKAIQLDQSNLKAYYYIGRIAKENKDYRTALIALEKSLRDPEYKIRSLVERGACYMSMGDYDTASLELERAIKLSKENTSPEFLYSKYFLSICYEKLRRMEEAITQWEEIYEINPKFQDVAERLSQYQDIRQDDRIKDFLTCSDELFMEICKGIITALNLSISSIKSIPDGAEIIAIEANKDWRNTKSIPKLIRILRKTEILDESAARNLYESLRQQNIMAGIIITSSPISNLAKQFAETRPIYLYDMEKLRQILKKIDMNTGEFKG, via the coding sequence ATGTCCATGTTAATTCCTTTTATTATAATCGGCATAGGAGTCGGAGTATTTATTTTTTTGATGCTCAGAACCATACTCCTACCTAAAAGAATAGCCTCCATAAGAGATCTTCTCAACCAGGAGAAATATAATCAGGTTATAAAAGCATGTAAAAAGATAATAGAGAAAAATCATAAAAATGCAGAAGCACATTATATACTGGGAATGGCATATTTAAAAAGCAATAGACCAGAATTAGCTTTGATGGAGCTTAAACTGGTAAATTCTATAGGAATATTTACAGATTATTGCCCGGAAAAAGAATTCCGAGAAACCATAGCAAAGCTGTTTAAAGAATTTAATCAGATCGAAGAAGCCTTAAAGGAGTATTTGCTTCTTATAAAGAAGTTTCCTTCCAACTCTTTATACTATCTAAATGCAGGAGAATTATTCGAAGAAAGAAATCAGCAAGATAAAGCCTTTATATACTACAAAAAAGCAGCAGATATAGATCCAAGGAACTCAAGAGCATTCTATAAAATAGGCGTAAGCCTATACAGAATGAGAAAAACACAAGAGGCAAAAAAATATCTTGAGAAGGCAATACAACTAGATCAGAGCAATCTCAAGGCCTATTATTATATTGGAAGAATAGCAAAAGAAAATAAAGATTATAGAACCGCTCTTATAGCTCTGGAAAAATCTCTAAGAGACCCCGAGTACAAGATTCGATCTCTCGTAGAGCGCGGAGCATGTTATATGAGTATGGGAGATTATGATACCGCAAGCTTGGAACTAGAACGAGCAATAAAACTATCGAAAGAAAACACATCCCCGGAATTTCTTTACTCTAAGTACTTCCTCTCCATATGTTATGAGAAACTAAGACGTATGGAAGAAGCAATAACACAATGGGAGGAAATATACGAGATAAATCCAAAGTTTCAAGATGTGGCAGAAAGATTATCACAATATCAGGATATCCGGCAGGATGACAGAATAAAAGATTTTCTTACATGCAGTGACGAACTTTTTATGGAAATATGCAAAGGCATAATAACAGCTTTAAACCTTTCCATAAGCAGTATAAAATCCATTCCTGATGGAGCGGAGATAATCGCAATAGAAGCAAACAAAGACTGGAGAAATACCAAGAGCATACCCAAACTGATAAGAATACTCAGAAAAACAGAAATACTGGATGAATCAGCTGCAAGAAATCTGTACGAATCTCTCAGACAGCAAAACATTATGGCAGGTATAATAATAACTAGTTCTCCTATATCCAATCTGGCAAAGCAATTTGCAGAGACTCGCCCCATATATCTCTACGATATGGAAAAACTGAGACAGATATTAAAAAAAATAGACATGAATACTGGAGAATTTAAAGGATGA
- a CDS encoding glycoside hydrolase family 3 N-terminal domain-containing protein: MKKIFYVFLLVFMVFLVASCVGVGSTEEKAPPSDALYKDISASPEDRARDLLQYMSLEEKIGQMAMVDRQFLASEADIAEYKLGALLSGGGSAPYRNTVEAWRSMVEGYQKKALSTRLGIPLLYGIDAVHGHNNVYGATIFPHNIGLGATRDAELVERIERATALEVAATGIHWTFAPCVTVPQDERWGRTYEGFSEDPAVVAELGAAAIRGFQGGSDISSLGRPDTILATAKHFVADGGTEGGVDRGDAKITEEELQNIHLVPYVDAVKNSVATIMVSFSSINGVKMHSNKHLIMDVLRAKLGFDGLLVSDWAAHTELKGSLAQQLETVINAGLDMIMIPDSYKDFYSTMLKLVEEKKIPMSRIDDAVYHILLTKFRLGLFDNPFVVSAPADVVGSAEHRAIAREAVRKSLVVLKNDKSVLPLKRGAKIAVIGSKANDIGIQCGGWTISWQGKSGNITKGTTILEGLREVAGDSTEIVYHKNLSPSDEIDADVAVVVVGENPYAEMKGDNRSLKLSATDVRLVKTAAEKNIPVALIILSGRPILINEVLDYADAVVAAWLPGTEGAGVADVLMGDFKPVGKLPFAWPRSVSDLPLKIEDEGKALFPYNYGLTF, encoded by the coding sequence ATGAAAAAGATTTTTTATGTTTTTTTGCTTGTTTTTATGGTTTTTCTTGTAGCGTCCTGTGTTGGAGTGGGCAGTACGGAGGAAAAGGCTCCTCCTTCTGATGCGCTTTATAAAGATATTTCTGCTTCTCCTGAGGATAGAGCTAGAGATCTTTTGCAGTATATGAGCTTAGAGGAAAAGATTGGCCAGATGGCCATGGTAGACAGACAGTTTCTTGCATCAGAGGCAGATATTGCAGAGTATAAACTAGGTGCTCTTCTCAGTGGAGGAGGCTCGGCTCCCTACAGAAATACAGTGGAGGCATGGAGGAGCATGGTTGAGGGCTATCAGAAGAAGGCTCTTTCCACAAGGCTGGGAATTCCTCTCCTCTATGGGATAGATGCTGTACACGGGCATAATAATGTCTACGGTGCCACCATTTTCCCCCATAATATAGGACTTGGTGCTACGCGTGATGCTGAGCTTGTAGAACGCATAGAGCGTGCCACTGCTCTTGAGGTTGCTGCAACAGGAATCCACTGGACCTTTGCTCCCTGTGTGACTGTTCCACAGGATGAGAGGTGGGGAAGAACTTACGAAGGCTTTTCCGAGGACCCCGCAGTTGTAGCAGAGCTTGGTGCTGCAGCTATTCGCGGTTTTCAGGGGGGCTCAGATATTTCTTCTCTAGGCAGACCGGATACTATTCTTGCCACTGCCAAGCATTTTGTTGCAGATGGAGGTACGGAGGGTGGTGTTGACCGTGGTGATGCCAAGATTACAGAGGAAGAACTCCAAAATATTCATCTCGTACCCTATGTAGATGCCGTAAAAAATAGTGTTGCAACTATTATGGTAAGCTTTTCTAGTATCAACGGAGTCAAGATGCATTCTAACAAGCATCTTATAATGGATGTGCTGCGAGCCAAGCTTGGTTTTGACGGACTCCTTGTTTCCGACTGGGCTGCCCATACGGAGCTTAAGGGCTCGCTTGCCCAGCAGCTTGAGACTGTTATCAATGCTGGGCTTGATATGATTATGATTCCTGATAGCTACAAGGACTTTTATTCTACCATGCTCAAGCTTGTTGAAGAAAAGAAGATTCCTATGAGCAGGATTGATGATGCTGTTTATCATATTCTTCTTACCAAGTTTAGACTGGGGCTTTTTGATAATCCCTTTGTCGTGTCTGCTCCTGCTGATGTAGTAGGTTCTGCTGAGCATAGGGCTATTGCCAGAGAGGCTGTGCGTAAGTCTCTTGTTGTGTTAAAGAACGATAAGTCTGTCCTGCCTCTCAAGAGGGGGGCTAAGATTGCTGTTATAGGGTCCAAAGCCAATGATATTGGCATTCAGTGTGGCGGCTGGACAATAAGCTGGCAGGGAAAGAGCGGTAATATTACCAAGGGTACTACTATTCTGGAGGGCTTGCGTGAGGTTGCAGGCGATTCTACGGAGATAGTTTATCATAAGAATCTTTCTCCTTCTGATGAGATTGATGCAGATGTTGCTGTTGTTGTTGTAGGTGAAAATCCCTATGCCGAGATGAAAGGAGATAATAGGTCTCTTAAGCTTTCTGCTACGGATGTGCGCCTTGTCAAAACTGCTGCAGAAAAAAATATTCCTGTAGCTTTGATAATTTTGTCGGGGCGGCCTATATTGATTAATGAAGTTCTGGATTATGCTGATGCTGTTGTTGCGGCATGGCTTCCTGGAACAGAAGGTGCTGGTGTTGCTGATGTTTTAATGGGTGATTTTAAGCCTGTTGGCAAGCTTCCTTTTGCATGGCCACGTTCTGTATCGGATTTACCTCTTAAGATAGAAGATGAGGGAAAGGCTCTTTTCCCTTATAATTATGGTCTTACTTTTTAA
- a CDS encoding inositol monophosphatase family protein, whose protein sequence is MNYLEIAIECAKEAEKIHNYYRKEGFTVGTKTSHRDRVTTADIESEKTITNIIEKYFPNHNIIGEENSYPEKKSEFTWVIDPLDGTNNYSRDFPYYGVSIALLQNNVTILGVVYNTVCGELFYAERGKGAYLNETRIQVSDTKRIKDSLIITGFYQTQSKAVLKNLDVVKAFFQEGILGLRRTGSAALDLCQIAAGRADIFWEPILNAWDFKAGELIVQEAGGMCTDYSGNTLPLAKSTIVATNKILHKKAIEIINSSLQK, encoded by the coding sequence ATGAATTATCTGGAAATAGCAATAGAGTGCGCAAAAGAAGCGGAAAAAATACATAACTATTATAGAAAAGAAGGTTTTACAGTAGGGACAAAAACATCTCATAGAGATAGAGTCACAACAGCAGATATAGAATCGGAAAAAACAATAACCAATATAATAGAAAAATATTTTCCCAATCATAATATCATAGGAGAAGAAAATAGCTATCCTGAGAAAAAATCTGAGTTTACCTGGGTGATAGATCCACTTGATGGCACCAACAATTATTCCAGAGACTTCCCATACTACGGAGTTTCCATAGCATTGCTGCAAAACAATGTTACAATCTTAGGAGTAGTATATAATACAGTATGTGGTGAGCTCTTTTATGCGGAAAGAGGAAAAGGAGCTTATCTCAATGAAACAAGGATACAAGTATCGGATACAAAAAGAATAAAAGACAGCCTCATTATTACAGGATTTTATCAGACACAAAGTAAGGCGGTACTAAAAAATCTGGATGTTGTAAAAGCCTTTTTTCAAGAAGGTATACTTGGTTTGAGAAGAACAGGTTCGGCAGCTTTGGACCTATGTCAAATTGCAGCAGGAAGAGCAGATATTTTCTGGGAACCTATTCTTAATGCATGGGACTTTAAAGCAGGCGAACTAATAGTACAAGAAGCAGGTGGTATGTGTACAGATTACTCAGGAAACACTCTACCATTGGCAAAAAGTACAATTGTAGCTACTAACAAAATTTTGCATAAAAAAGCCATAGAAATAATAAATAGCAGCCTGCAAAAATAA
- a CDS encoding M23 family metallopeptidase: MFSIAADIRANVPLAIVEATPFPVLLYAEDNFPGSFFVSIMYKNEKIVSSPMFLFPDSAYTYYAFLAVPYGYEIADKDLSIIFSADSKILIEKTVPFFTQTYRSETIELDRTLTSIREDTSKRRQYESRMLYELIVSFEDYHGGLFDTWFMPVGSGRFSSYFGDIREFVYSDGEKAYSRHSGIDIASEKGTPVILPVYGRVMMAENRIVTGNTVVVCHAPGVYSLYYHLDKIFVKKEEEIVSGTVIGTVGTTGLSTGPHLHWEVRVAGVPVSPFSLIGCSLLDIIKKVIKIKQN; encoded by the coding sequence TTGTTTTCTATAGCTGCGGATATTAGAGCTAATGTTCCTCTTGCTATAGTAGAGGCTACTCCTTTTCCTGTTCTTCTGTATGCAGAAGACAATTTTCCCGGTTCTTTTTTTGTTTCTATTATGTATAAAAATGAGAAAATAGTTTCTTCACCGATGTTTCTTTTTCCTGATTCTGCTTATACTTACTATGCTTTTCTTGCTGTTCCATACGGATATGAGATTGCAGATAAAGATTTGTCCATCATTTTCTCTGCAGATTCCAAAATTCTTATAGAAAAAACAGTGCCTTTTTTTACACAGACTTATCGTTCTGAGACTATTGAGCTTGACAGAACTTTAACTAGCATACGTGAGGATACTTCTAAAAGACGCCAATATGAGTCTCGGATGTTGTATGAGCTTATTGTGTCGTTTGAGGATTATCATGGTGGACTTTTTGATACATGGTTTATGCCTGTAGGGTCCGGTAGATTTTCTTCTTATTTCGGTGATATACGAGAATTTGTCTATAGTGATGGAGAAAAAGCCTATTCTCGGCATAGTGGTATAGATATAGCCAGCGAGAAAGGTACCCCTGTTATACTGCCTGTTTATGGTAGAGTTATGATGGCAGAGAATAGAATAGTGACAGGAAATACAGTTGTTGTGTGTCATGCTCCTGGTGTATATTCTCTTTATTACCATCTGGATAAAATATTTGTCAAAAAAGAGGAAGAGATTGTTTCTGGTACTGTTATAGGCACGGTTGGTACAACAGGGCTTTCTACCGGTCCACACCTACACTGGGAAGTCAGAGTTGCCGGTGTGCCGGTTAGTCCTTTTTCTCTTATAGGTTGCAGCCTTCTTGACATTATAAAAAAAGTGATTAAAATAAAACAAAATTAA
- a CDS encoding transcriptional regulator, with translation MNDFIRERAKRDFEKARMQEFIDRITGIFNPQATELLSLDDVKEIIKPRGEKYLGIKTVEIDKIVGSEGRYLDFNKKFLPKHSITRNRWESIDSAHLKYKELPPVKLYEVGGVYFVRDGNHRISVAKSRDAKFIDAEVTSLNSHIEITPDMTINDIIKKVIEYEYKDFKKKTRLKEILPDVDIYFSTPGRYDELYEHILVHKYYINMDKDYEIPFEEALISWYKNVYKPIIDIIREEDILDMFPDRTEGDLYIWSVRHWDDLKRQYGQNYDLKDAVTKFAREHGSSGNKPLKKFFKTILSPFLAIKKFFTNQNK, from the coding sequence ATGAATGATTTTATACGAGAAAGAGCAAAGAGAGATTTTGAAAAAGCAAGAATGCAGGAGTTTATAGATAGGATAACAGGAATATTTAATCCTCAAGCAACAGAACTCCTTTCTCTAGATGATGTAAAAGAAATAATAAAACCCCGAGGAGAAAAATATCTTGGAATAAAGACAGTTGAAATAGACAAAATAGTTGGCAGCGAAGGCAGATATCTGGATTTTAACAAAAAATTCTTACCAAAACACTCTATAACCAGAAACCGTTGGGAAAGTATAGATTCCGCTCATCTCAAATATAAAGAGCTTCCTCCGGTAAAGCTATATGAAGTAGGAGGAGTATATTTTGTCAGAGATGGCAATCATAGAATATCCGTTGCAAAATCAAGAGATGCAAAATTCATAGATGCAGAGGTAACAAGTCTTAACTCTCACATAGAAATCACACCTGACATGACAATAAATGACATAATAAAAAAGGTTATAGAATACGAATACAAAGACTTTAAGAAAAAAACAAGACTCAAAGAAATATTACCAGATGTGGACATATATTTTAGTACCCCTGGTAGATATGACGAATTATATGAACACATACTTGTGCATAAGTATTATATAAATATGGACAAGGATTATGAAATTCCCTTTGAAGAAGCACTAATATCATGGTACAAAAATGTATACAAACCAATTATAGATATAATAAGAGAAGAAGACATATTGGATATGTTTCCTGATAGGACAGAGGGAGACCTTTATATATGGAGTGTGAGACACTGGGATGATCTTAAGAGACAGTACGGGCAAAACTATGATTTAAAGGATGCTGTAACCAAGTTTGCGAGAGAACATGGCTCATCCGGGAATAAACCTTTAAAAAAATTTTTTAAGACAATCCTTAGCCCATTTTTGGCAATAAAGAAATTTTTTACAAATCAAAATAAGTAA
- the rpsU gene encoding 30S ribosomal protein S21 has protein sequence MIHVPVDNNEPLEKALKRFKRFVEKEGVIREWKKREFYVKPSKIKNEKKKAMERKLQKKIRKLQEKESSRR, from the coding sequence ATCATCCACGTTCCTGTAGACAATAATGAACCACTGGAAAAGGCCTTAAAGAGATTTAAGCGTTTTGTTGAGAAAGAGGGTGTCATCAGAGAATGGAAGAAGAGAGAATTCTATGTTAAACCTTCTAAGATAAAGAACGAGAAGAAAAAGGCCATGGAGCGTAAGCTTCAGAAAAAAATCAGGAAACTTCAGGAAAAAGAATCTTCCAGAAGATAA
- a CDS encoding thymidine phosphorylase, protein MSYRVVDIIAKKRDGGGLSPDEIEFLVSSYAKGEVPDYQMSAFLMAVFFRGMADEELAVFTRAMMESGRVLDFSHLGNALVDKHSTGGVGDKVSLVLAPAVAACGAFVPMMSGRALGHTGGTLDKLESIEGYRTALSVSEVERVLRECGFVMFGQSEDMVPADKRMYALRDVTATVESVPLITASIVSKKCAEGARGLVFDVKAGGGAFMTSVDDARRLASSLVAGVRGLGRRGVAVVSDMSQPLGRLVGNWLEVEESVMVLRGAGPQDVRELVCVLGGWMLVLAGLAGDADEGASMLAASLDDGSAYDRFCRNVELQGGDVSWVEERMGRYRAEVCREFRAEHDGVVVSVDARAVGMAGVALGVGRSRVEDSVLPDVGVECVRKRGERVSTGDVVMRVWGRSEEVLDEVTDKLRSAVVVDTEDGDNVTSYDSSSIVIEVIGADKA, encoded by the coding sequence ATGAGTTACAGGGTTGTCGATATTATTGCAAAAAAAAGGGATGGGGGCGGGTTGTCTCCGGACGAGATTGAGTTTCTTGTGTCGTCCTATGCCAAGGGAGAGGTTCCGGATTATCAGATGTCTGCTTTTCTCATGGCTGTCTTCTTTAGGGGAATGGCAGATGAGGAGCTTGCTGTTTTTACGCGTGCTATGATGGAGTCTGGCAGGGTTCTTGATTTTTCTCATCTGGGTAATGCGCTTGTGGATAAGCATTCTACGGGTGGGGTTGGCGATAAGGTGTCGCTTGTGCTTGCGCCTGCTGTTGCTGCATGTGGGGCTTTTGTGCCTATGATGAGCGGGAGGGCTCTGGGACATACGGGGGGAACGCTTGATAAGCTTGAGTCCATTGAGGGATACAGGACGGCGCTTTCTGTGTCAGAGGTGGAGCGGGTTTTGAGAGAGTGTGGTTTTGTTATGTTTGGTCAGTCCGAGGATATGGTTCCTGCGGATAAGAGAATGTATGCTCTCAGGGATGTTACTGCGACTGTGGAGTCTGTCCCCCTGATTACTGCGAGTATTGTGTCCAAAAAGTGTGCCGAGGGGGCAAGGGGGCTTGTTTTTGATGTTAAGGCTGGTGGTGGTGCTTTTATGACTTCTGTGGATGATGCTAGAAGGCTCGCTTCCTCCCTTGTTGCAGGGGTACGAGGTCTGGGCCGCAGGGGTGTGGCTGTTGTTTCTGATATGAGTCAGCCTCTTGGTAGGTTGGTTGGTAATTGGTTGGAGGTAGAGGAGTCAGTTATGGTTCTGCGTGGCGCAGGGCCTCAGGATGTGCGAGAGCTTGTTTGTGTGCTGGGTGGTTGGATGCTTGTCCTTGCAGGTCTGGCGGGGGATGCGGATGAGGGGGCTTCTATGCTTGCTGCTTCTCTTGATGATGGTTCTGCTTATGATAGGTTTTGCCGTAATGTAGAACTCCAGGGTGGTGATGTCTCGTGGGTGGAGGAGCGTATGGGGCGTTATAGGGCAGAAGTCTGTCGGGAGTTTAGGGCTGAGCATGATGGTGTGGTTGTAAGTGTTGATGCAAGGGCTGTAGGGATGGCTGGGGTTGCGTTGGGGGTGGGAAGAAGTCGTGTGGAGGATAGTGTTTTGCCGGATGTTGGGGTGGAGTGTGTGAGAAAGAGAGGGGAGCGTGTTTCTACAGGTGATGTCGTTATGCGGGTATGGGGGAGGTCTGAGGAAGTTTTAGATGAGGTTACGGATAAATTGCGTTCTGCTGTAGTTGTGGATACAGAAGATGGAGATAATGTTACAAGTTATGATAGCTCTTCCATTGTTATTGAGGTTATAGGGGCGGATAAGGCTTAG
- a CDS encoding metallophosphoesterase, with the protein MKILCVSDEVDPLVYSPRAKEHFPDIDFILSAGDLPMEYLGFIASTFNKPLFFVFGNHNLKYLSMFTNKIRATPFNTVDISPHKFGSTYIDGKITRYKDIIIAGIGGSYKYNNGQNQFTDFQIYVKLIKMIPRLLYNKIRYGRYLDILLTHSPPYGINDKQDICHRGFKAFLWFIKTFKPSYLLHGHVHLYNSLETRISQYYNTKIINVFKHYLLEV; encoded by the coding sequence ATGAAAATACTTTGTGTTTCCGATGAAGTTGACCCACTTGTATACAGCCCCAGAGCAAAAGAGCATTTTCCGGATATAGACTTCATTTTAAGTGCCGGTGATCTTCCCATGGAATATCTGGGGTTTATTGCCAGTACCTTTAATAAACCACTCTTTTTTGTATTTGGAAATCATAACCTAAAATATCTGTCCATGTTTACAAACAAAATAAGAGCTACTCCATTTAATACTGTGGACATATCTCCTCATAAATTCGGTTCTACTTATATTGATGGCAAAATTACAAGATATAAAGATATAATAATAGCAGGAATAGGCGGCTCATATAAATACAATAACGGCCAAAATCAATTTACAGACTTTCAAATATACGTGAAATTGATAAAAATGATTCCAAGACTATTATACAATAAGATAAGATACGGCAGATATCTAGATATACTCTTAACTCATTCGCCACCTTATGGGATAAATGATAAACAAGATATCTGTCACAGAGGATTTAAAGCCTTTCTATGGTTTATAAAAACTTTTAAGCCCTCATATCTTCTGCACGGACACGTACACTTATATAACTCTCTGGAAACAAGAATTTCACAGTATTATAATACAAAAATAATAAATGTATTTAAACATTATCTCCTGGAGGTATAG
- the recJ gene encoding single-stranded-DNA-specific exonuclease RecJ: MRWEKKDIDKSLVSDISKKYGLDLLTSAILVRRGIISPSDLKFFVDSDLFSLHNPFLFEDMVEAVERVIAARDEGEKILVFGDRDADGISSTVILVEFLQSMGYEVEWQLPMGDEQYGLSLDAVEQHAASGGSLIITVDCGISNHDEIARASELGIDVIVLDHHIPRDVLPPAYAIINPKVEGSGYPFRDLAGCAVALKFIWALKIGFSDFFNREVCLLNIRPGNDVMIVEVIKAENFIVTERLIEHVVPGLLSLDKTRTYELLAGSPIYVFDIALQKRLFAATFGTSVELSAMDISDSVYKAFPNLSGYTLLRIREFFKRNIFDNKRREEIDVLFMLFLRIFLDVSGVFSVINKALDMTTMGTLSDLMPLNDENRIIVKKGLNLISSTERVGLKALLAKQGLYGKSLSTRDILWRVSPIINASGRMGQPDKAVRLFLSDSPKEAELIVEELISLNNERKKIGDSAWNSIQEYARNSFDEFKGKFVLVYDDSVQRGITGILASRLSKQFNVPAGIVAPLDEDRLVGSLRSPDGVAILDVLTACEDLLMEYGGHDFAAGFSVHPSKLDSLIDRLKVLVAELDTTGAEDSVIDVDAEIPEKWMTPNLIKVVDFFEPYGEGNSPIHFMYRNARIEDIRFVGKESNHLQLQLFMGNSLWPAVFWNASDRVNRDFSAKDRVDVLFTLGRNFYNSRESLQLVLLDIKKC; the protein is encoded by the coding sequence ATGCGTTGGGAAAAGAAGGATATTGATAAGTCTCTTGTTTCTGATATATCAAAAAAATATGGTTTGGATCTTTTAACTTCTGCTATCTTGGTGAGAAGGGGGATTATTTCTCCATCTGATCTTAAGTTTTTTGTGGATTCCGATTTGTTTTCTTTGCATAATCCTTTTCTATTTGAGGATATGGTTGAAGCTGTAGAGAGGGTTATTGCTGCTCGAGATGAGGGAGAAAAGATTCTTGTTTTTGGAGATAGAGATGCTGATGGTATTTCTTCTACTGTAATTCTTGTGGAGTTTCTGCAGAGCATGGGGTATGAGGTAGAATGGCAGCTTCCTATGGGAGATGAGCAGTATGGTTTGTCTCTGGATGCTGTTGAGCAGCATGCTGCCAGTGGTGGCTCTCTTATAATTACTGTGGACTGCGGTATTTCCAATCATGATGAGATAGCCAGAGCTTCTGAGCTTGGTATAGATGTTATTGTCTTAGATCATCATATTCCAAGAGATGTTTTGCCTCCTGCTTATGCGATAATAAATCCCAAGGTGGAAGGTTCTGGGTATCCTTTTAGGGATCTCGCAGGTTGTGCTGTTGCTCTCAAGTTTATATGGGCTCTCAAAATAGGGTTTTCTGATTTCTTTAATAGAGAAGTTTGTCTCTTAAATATAAGGCCCGGTAATGATGTGATGATTGTAGAGGTGATAAAGGCTGAGAATTTTATTGTCACTGAGAGGCTTATAGAGCATGTCGTTCCGGGGCTGCTTTCTCTTGATAAAACAAGGACTTATGAGTTATTGGCTGGTTCACCGATTTATGTTTTTGATATTGCTTTGCAAAAAAGGCTTTTTGCTGCTACTTTTGGGACTTCTGTAGAGCTTTCTGCAATGGATATTTCGGATTCTGTTTATAAGGCTTTTCCCAATCTGTCAGGATATACACTGTTAAGAATAAGAGAATTTTTCAAGAGAAATATTTTTGACAATAAAAGACGCGAAGAAATAGATGTATTGTTTATGTTATTCTTGCGTATTTTTCTTGATGTGTCAGGGGTTTTTTCTGTTATAAACAAGGCTCTAGATATGACAACCATGGGTACATTATCCGATCTCATGCCTCTTAACGATGAGAATAGAATTATTGTGAAGAAAGGGCTCAATCTTATTTCTTCTACCGAAAGGGTAGGGCTCAAAGCTCTTCTTGCAAAGCAGGGGCTTTATGGCAAGAGTTTGTCTACCAGGGATATCCTATGGCGTGTCTCTCCTATTATAAATGCGTCCGGTAGAATGGGGCAGCCGGATAAGGCTGTCAGACTTTTTTTGAGTGATTCTCCCAAAGAAGCGGAGTTGATTGTTGAAGAGCTAATTTCTCTCAATAACGAACGCAAAAAAATAGGTGATTCTGCATGGAATAGTATCCAGGAGTATGCACGTAACAGTTTTGATGAATTTAAAGGAAAGTTTGTGCTTGTTTATGATGATTCTGTACAACGAGGAATAACTGGTATTTTGGCTTCCAGGCTTTCCAAGCAGTTTAATGTTCCTGCCGGGATTGTAGCACCTTTGGATGAGGACAGGCTGGTTGGATCTCTAAGAAGTCCCGATGGTGTTGCAATTCTTGATGTATTGACAGCTTGCGAAGACTTGCTTATGGAGTATGGCGGACATGATTTTGCAGCAGGATTTTCTGTTCATCCTTCAAAGCTTGATTCTTTGATAGATAGACTTAAGGTGCTGGTTGCAGAGCTAGATACAACAGGAGCGGAGGATTCTGTAATAGATGTTGATGCTGAAATTCCTGAAAAATGGATGACTCCCAATTTGATAAAAGTTGTGGATTTTTTTGAGCCTTACGGAGAGGGTAATAGTCCTATTCATTTTATGTATAGGAATGCAAGAATAGAAGATATTAGATTTGTAGGTAAAGAGAGCAATCATCTGCAACTGCAGCTTTTTATGGGGAATTCTCTGTGGCCTGCTGTTTTTTGGAATGCTTCCGATAGGGTAAATAGAGATTTTTCTGCCAAAGATAGGGTGGATGTTCTTTTTACTCTGGGAAGAAATTTTTATAATAGCAGAGAAAGTTTACAGCTTGTTCTTCTGGATATAAAAAAATGTTAA